The following proteins are co-located in the Imtechella halotolerans genome:
- a CDS encoding alpha/beta hydrolase family protein yields the protein MIHLPFLIDGKHQLPILGDITYTESNKSIPIIIFCHGYKGFKDWGCWHLVAQKFASKGFAFVKFNFSHNGGTVDQPIDFPDLKAFGNNNYIKELDDLQTVIDWLYTSNSPITPNGGIHLIGHSRGGGIVTIKGAEENRIMSITSWAGVSDFSIHFPKGIKKLIWKIRGVGYVYNVRTKQRMPHYYQFYKNFKSNQQRLTISNAVQKIDIPHLLIHGTNDLVVPLKEAQNVAKWNPKSELFILNDGDHSFHATHPWKTESLPVDMSKAIEKTMVFLDQFRP from the coding sequence ATGATACATTTACCATTCTTGATTGACGGAAAACATCAACTTCCAATTCTTGGAGATATAACTTATACTGAAAGCAATAAAAGCATCCCAATTATTATCTTTTGTCATGGCTATAAAGGCTTTAAAGATTGGGGATGTTGGCATCTGGTTGCTCAAAAATTTGCCAGCAAAGGATTTGCCTTTGTGAAATTCAATTTTTCCCACAACGGAGGAACTGTTGATCAACCTATAGATTTCCCAGATTTGAAAGCCTTTGGAAACAATAATTACATAAAAGAATTAGACGATTTACAAACCGTGATTGACTGGCTTTACACTTCTAATTCCCCTATAACACCAAATGGAGGAATACACCTAATTGGTCATTCTAGAGGAGGTGGTATTGTCACTATCAAAGGAGCAGAGGAGAATCGAATTATGAGTATAACCTCTTGGGCAGGTGTTAGCGACTTTTCCATTCACTTTCCTAAAGGAATAAAAAAATTGATTTGGAAAATACGAGGGGTAGGTTATGTTTATAATGTTCGCACTAAACAAAGAATGCCACATTATTATCAATTCTACAAAAACTTTAAATCCAACCAACAACGCCTAACCATATCTAATGCAGTACAAAAAATAGATATTCCACATTTACTTATTCATGGCACCAACGACCTTGTAGTTCCTTTAAAAGAGGCCCAAAATGTTGCCAAATGGAATCCAAAAAGTGAATTATTTATATTAAATGACGGAGATCACAGTTTTCACGCAACCCATCCTTGGAAAACTGAATCATTACCCGTAGATATGAGCAAAGCTATTGAAAAGACAATGGTATTTCTTGACCAGTTTCGTCCTTAA
- a CDS encoding enoyl-CoA hydratase/isomerase family protein codes for MTTTRPSGSLYTRIENHIATIEFGHPASNSFPSELLARLSKEFHLLSDNSEIHIIVLKSEGDGPFCAGASFNELVDIKTLDEGTTFFNGFAKVLNAMRQCSKLIIGRVQGKAVGGGVGLIAACDYVMATEASAIKLSELTIGIGPFVIAPAIERKIGIAALSELTIAAESWQNAYWAKEKGLYARVFETIKELDKEVEFLSIKLSQYNPQALYEMKKVLWKNTEDWDTLLDQRARISGKLVLSEFTREALQRFKK; via the coding sequence ATGACAACTACAAGACCTAGCGGAAGCTTATATACCCGTATTGAAAATCATATTGCCACAATTGAATTTGGACATCCAGCAAGTAATTCTTTCCCTTCAGAATTATTAGCTAGACTATCAAAAGAATTTCATTTGCTTTCTGATAATTCTGAAATACACATCATAGTTCTAAAAAGTGAAGGAGATGGCCCATTCTGTGCTGGCGCCTCATTTAACGAACTTGTTGACATAAAAACTCTCGATGAAGGGACTACATTTTTTAATGGTTTTGCTAAAGTCCTAAATGCCATGAGACAATGCTCTAAATTAATTATTGGTCGTGTACAAGGCAAAGCTGTAGGTGGCGGTGTAGGTCTAATCGCAGCCTGCGATTATGTCATGGCCACTGAAGCTTCAGCCATTAAACTTTCAGAATTAACAATTGGAATAGGCCCATTTGTTATAGCTCCTGCCATTGAAAGAAAAATAGGAATAGCAGCCTTAAGTGAACTCACCATAGCCGCCGAGTCTTGGCAAAATGCCTATTGGGCTAAAGAAAAAGGATTGTACGCAAGGGTTTTTGAAACTATAAAAGAATTAGACAAGGAAGTTGAATTTCTATCAATAAAACTATCTCAGTATAACCCACAAGCCTTGTATGAAATGAAAAAAGTACTGTGGAAAAACACTGAAGATTGGGACACTTTACTTGATCAACGTGCACGTATTTCGGGTAAACTCGTCTTATCTGAATTCACCCGAGAAGCTTTACAGAGATTTAAAAAGTAA
- a CDS encoding 2OG-Fe(II) oxygenase → MAQDELFEQLDFECNPLYEKVINDLIEQRFSIVEGFFTESEVAALRNSLMMAYEDDDFKKAAIGNRINEIVEKSVRGDFIKWLNEADCGIVEQQFFKRINDFIDYLNKTCFMGILYKEFHYALYPEGTFYKRHLDTFLNDDRRKLSIVCYLNNEDWKPENGGELVIYLPNNEGEEEVVIYPYPGRVVIFESQLLEHEVRPVKTTRLSITGWLKTR, encoded by the coding sequence GTGGCACAAGACGAATTGTTTGAGCAGTTGGATTTTGAATGTAATCCTCTGTATGAAAAGGTTATTAATGACCTCATAGAGCAGCGCTTCAGTATAGTAGAAGGTTTTTTCACAGAATCCGAAGTTGCTGCCTTAAGAAACTCCCTAATGATGGCATATGAAGATGATGATTTTAAAAAAGCAGCCATTGGTAATCGTATAAATGAAATTGTAGAAAAATCAGTAAGAGGGGATTTTATTAAATGGCTAAACGAAGCTGATTGTGGTATAGTTGAACAACAGTTCTTTAAACGCATCAATGACTTTATTGACTACTTGAATAAAACATGCTTTATGGGTATTCTTTATAAGGAATTTCATTATGCATTATATCCTGAGGGTACTTTCTACAAAAGACATTTAGATACCTTTCTAAATGATGATAGAAGAAAGCTTTCTATTGTTTGTTATTTAAACAATGAAGATTGGAAACCTGAGAACGGAGGTGAGTTGGTTATTTATCTTCCGAACAATGAAGGTGAGGAAGAGGTCGTAATCTATCCATATCCTGGACGAGTTGTTATATTTGAAAGTCAGTTATTGGAACATGAGGTTAGACCTGTAAAAACAACTAGGTTAAGTATTACAGGCTGGTTAAAAACCCGTTAA
- a CDS encoding 6-pyruvoyl trahydropterin synthase family protein, which translates to MTQIRITKQFSFETGHALYGYDGKCKNVHGHSYKLSVTVIGSPNIDTTNVKYGMVIDFGDLKKIVKEEIVDIFDHATVFNQNTPHIDLANELKSRNHNVILVDYQPTSENMVIDFANKIRRRLPKNINLFSLKLQETETSYAEWYASDN; encoded by the coding sequence ATGACTCAAATACGTATTACCAAACAATTTAGTTTTGAAACCGGGCATGCCCTTTACGGTTATGACGGAAAATGCAAAAACGTTCACGGACATAGTTATAAATTATCTGTTACCGTAATTGGAAGTCCCAATATAGATACCACTAATGTAAAATACGGAATGGTTATCGACTTTGGGGATTTGAAAAAAATTGTAAAAGAGGAAATTGTAGATATTTTTGATCATGCAACAGTGTTCAACCAAAACACTCCACACATTGATTTAGCAAACGAACTAAAATCCAGAAATCACAACGTTATCTTGGTAGATTACCAGCCTACAAGTGAAAATATGGTAATTGATTTTGCTAATAAAATAAGACGAAGACTTCCGAAAAATATCAATCTATTTTCGTTAAAACTCCAAGAGACAGAAACTTCCTATGCAGAATGGTATGCTTCAGACAATTAA
- a CDS encoding UDP-2,3-diacylglucosamine diphosphatase, whose protein sequence is MNIPEGKKIYFASDNHLGAPTRNESKEREEKFVKWLDTIKNDAAAIFLLGDLFDFWFEYKTVVPKGYIRTLGKLAEISDLGIPIYFFVGNHDLWMNGYFEEELNIPVFHSPQIFTFNGKKFLIGHGDGLGPGDKGYKRMKKVFTNKFCKWLFRWLHPDIGVRLAQYLSVKNKLISGDEDVTFLGEDNEWLVQYCKRKLTQEKYDYFVFGHRHLPLEINLDEHSKYFNLGDWIHYYTYGEFNGNHFQIKEYKL, encoded by the coding sequence ATGAATATTCCAGAAGGTAAAAAAATATACTTTGCTTCAGACAATCATTTAGGAGCTCCAACTAGAAATGAAAGCAAGGAGCGAGAAGAAAAATTTGTTAAATGGTTAGATACCATTAAAAACGATGCAGCTGCTATTTTTCTCCTGGGCGATCTTTTCGATTTTTGGTTCGAATACAAAACTGTTGTCCCGAAGGGATACATTCGCACACTGGGAAAGTTGGCAGAAATTTCTGATTTAGGTATTCCTATATATTTTTTTGTTGGCAATCATGACCTTTGGATGAATGGTTATTTTGAAGAAGAATTAAACATTCCCGTATTCCACTCCCCTCAAATATTCACCTTCAATGGTAAAAAATTTCTAATAGGACATGGCGATGGACTTGGTCCTGGAGACAAAGGATATAAACGCATGAAAAAAGTATTCACCAATAAATTTTGCAAATGGCTATTCCGTTGGCTTCATCCCGATATAGGAGTTCGGTTGGCTCAGTATCTTTCAGTGAAAAACAAGCTAATTTCTGGGGATGAAGACGTTACTTTCTTGGGTGAAGATAATGAATGGCTAGTGCAATATTGTAAAAGAAAATTAACTCAGGAAAAATACGACTATTTTGTATTTGGACATCGTCATCTACCGCTAGAAATCAATCTGGATGAGCATAGTAAATACTTTAATTTAGGTGATTGGATACATTATTATACCTACGGTGAATTTAACGGCAATCACTTTCAAATAAAGGAATACAAATTATAA
- the recJ gene encoding single-stranded-DNA-specific exonuclease RecJ, with product MRWTLKSKAETSHVNNLAWDLQVSDEIANLLCQRGIKTFDEARAFFRPNLKDLHNPFLMKDMDSAVARINKAISCGENILVFGDYDVDGTTAVALVSSYLMQFTSNVATYIPDRYVEGYGLSIQGIDFADDNNVSLIIALDCGIKSIEEVAYAARKGIDFIICDHHRPGEQLPEAIAVLDPKRQDCHYPYDELCGCGVGFKLIQALAHGRGQNIEDLLPFLDLVATAIAADIVPVTGENRVLAYFGLEVLNSKPRPGIYALMTFQKKREMTLGDVVFIIAPRINAAGRIRHGQHAVNLLTESDYKNATILAREIEDFNSDRRELDQLIKDEALTQILEKQEEKRFTTVVFNENWHKGVIGIVASRLIETYYRPTLVFTKSGDKLAASARSVKGFDVYNALEACAEYIEQFGGHKYAAGLTLTEAQYPMFKERFEEVVSKTIDPNLLIPEILIDDEIPLSSITPKFYRILKQIAPFGPGNLQPVFISRNVYEIGQAKCVGKDESHLRAVFQQDGSDRFVSIGFGLGKKLDLLANQKRVDIVYSIDENEWNGSVSLQLRIRDIRPSSMG from the coding sequence ATTCGTTGGACTTTAAAGTCCAAAGCTGAAACTTCGCATGTGAATAATCTAGCATGGGATTTACAGGTTTCGGACGAAATAGCTAATTTGTTATGTCAACGTGGTATTAAGACATTTGATGAAGCTCGGGCTTTTTTCCGTCCAAATTTGAAAGATTTGCATAATCCATTTCTAATGAAGGATATGGATTCTGCAGTTGCCCGTATTAATAAAGCTATTTCTTGTGGAGAAAACATTCTTGTTTTCGGTGATTACGATGTAGATGGTACAACGGCAGTAGCCTTAGTGTCTTCATATTTAATGCAATTTACATCTAATGTTGCTACCTATATTCCTGATCGATATGTGGAAGGATATGGGTTGTCAATTCAAGGAATTGATTTTGCAGATGACAATAATGTATCCCTTATTATTGCATTAGATTGTGGTATAAAATCTATTGAAGAGGTGGCTTATGCTGCTCGGAAAGGAATTGATTTTATAATATGCGATCACCATCGTCCAGGAGAACAGTTACCTGAAGCTATAGCTGTTTTAGACCCTAAACGACAGGATTGTCATTATCCATATGATGAGCTTTGTGGTTGTGGGGTGGGATTTAAGCTCATTCAAGCCTTAGCTCATGGTCGCGGTCAAAATATAGAGGATTTATTACCTTTTTTGGACTTAGTAGCCACTGCAATTGCTGCCGATATTGTCCCGGTTACTGGTGAGAATAGAGTATTAGCATATTTTGGTTTAGAAGTATTGAATTCCAAACCTCGTCCAGGAATTTACGCTCTAATGACTTTTCAAAAAAAAAGAGAAATGACATTAGGTGATGTAGTTTTTATAATAGCTCCACGAATTAATGCTGCTGGTCGCATAAGGCATGGTCAGCATGCTGTAAATTTGTTAACGGAATCCGATTATAAAAATGCGACTATTTTAGCGAGAGAAATTGAAGATTTTAACTCTGACAGAAGAGAACTTGATCAATTAATAAAAGATGAAGCACTTACTCAAATATTGGAAAAACAGGAAGAAAAGCGTTTTACTACTGTTGTTTTTAATGAAAACTGGCATAAAGGTGTTATTGGTATTGTGGCTTCAAGGTTAATTGAAACCTATTATCGACCTACGCTTGTATTTACTAAAAGTGGAGATAAACTTGCGGCCTCTGCACGTTCGGTGAAAGGATTTGATGTCTATAATGCATTGGAAGCATGCGCAGAGTATATTGAGCAATTTGGAGGTCATAAATATGCAGCGGGGCTCACCCTTACAGAGGCTCAATATCCAATGTTTAAGGAACGTTTTGAAGAGGTGGTTTCTAAAACTATAGACCCAAATCTATTGATTCCAGAGATTTTAATTGATGATGAAATTCCTCTTTCATCAATTACACCTAAGTTTTATCGGATTCTTAAACAGATAGCTCCATTTGGTCCCGGAAATTTACAGCCCGTTTTTATTTCACGTAATGTATATGAAATTGGACAGGCAAAGTGTGTTGGTAAGGATGAGTCACACCTTAGGGCTGTTTTTCAGCAAGACGGTAGTGATCGTTTCGTTTCAATAGGATTTGGGCTTGGAAAGAAATTGGATTTACTAGCTAATCAAAAGCGCGTTGATATAGTTTACAGTATTGATGAAAATGAATGGAATGGCTCTGTTAGTCTCCAACTTAGGATCAGAGATATCCGTCCTTCATCTATGGGATAG
- a CDS encoding OsmC family protein — MTHEVITTWEGNMKFHSTNPAGELYIDVAPEDGGDGEGLRPKALMLSALAGCSGLDVASLMKKMKLEVDEFFIKTVAELTEEHPKYYHTVTIEYHFKGRNLDEKKLQRAVDLSIEKYCGVMEMFRRFAKLNIETRYHHS, encoded by the coding sequence ATGACACACGAAGTAATTACTACTTGGGAAGGGAATATGAAATTTCATTCAACAAATCCAGCAGGAGAATTATATATAGATGTTGCACCTGAGGATGGCGGTGATGGAGAAGGGTTACGCCCTAAAGCATTGATGCTATCTGCTTTGGCAGGGTGTAGTGGTCTTGATGTAGCATCTCTGATGAAAAAAATGAAACTGGAGGTTGATGAATTTTTTATTAAAACTGTTGCCGAGCTAACTGAAGAACATCCGAAATATTATCATACAGTTACCATTGAATATCATTTTAAAGGAAGGAACTTAGATGAAAAAAAATTGCAACGAGCTGTAGATTTGTCAATAGAGAAATACTGTGGTGTCATGGAGATGTTTCGTCGATTTGCAAAGTTAAACATAGAAACGCGTTACCATCATTCATAA
- the rsmI gene encoding 16S rRNA (cytidine(1402)-2'-O)-methyltransferase: MSKLYIVPTPIGNLDDMTFRAIKVLQEVDVILAEDTRTSGKLLKHFEINTPMQSHHMHNEHKTVENLVRRLQGGESIALISDAGTPAISDPGFLLTRACVENGVVVECLPGATAFVPALVNSGLPNDRFVFEGFLPEKKGRQTRFLFLSEETRTMIFYVSPHKLVKTLGEFVNYFGSDRQVSVSRELSKLHEETVRGTAAQVLSHFEVKPPKGEIVAVVAGKK; the protein is encoded by the coding sequence ATGAGTAAATTATACATCGTCCCAACTCCTATTGGTAACTTGGACGATATGACTTTTAGGGCCATCAAAGTGCTTCAGGAGGTTGATGTTATTTTGGCTGAAGATACCCGCACAAGTGGTAAACTCCTTAAGCATTTTGAAATTAACACTCCAATGCAAAGTCACCATATGCATAATGAGCATAAAACGGTGGAGAATCTAGTGCGTCGTTTGCAAGGTGGAGAGTCCATAGCGTTAATTAGTGATGCTGGTACACCCGCAATCTCTGACCCAGGCTTTTTACTCACACGAGCCTGTGTTGAGAATGGTGTAGTTGTGGAATGTTTGCCAGGAGCAACTGCTTTTGTTCCGGCATTGGTAAATAGTGGTCTACCAAATGATCGATTTGTTTTTGAAGGATTTTTACCTGAAAAAAAGGGACGGCAAACGCGATTTTTGTTTCTTTCTGAAGAAACTCGAACAATGATTTTTTATGTGTCACCACACAAACTGGTGAAAACCCTTGGAGAATTTGTGAATTATTTTGGATCTGATAGACAAGTTTCAGTTTCTAGGGAACTTTCTAAATTGCACGAAGAAACGGTAAGAGGGACCGCTGCCCAGGTTCTATCACATTTTGAAGTCAAACCTCCAAAGGGAGAAATTGTTGCTGTTGTTGCTGGTAAAAAATAA
- a CDS encoding thymidine kinase: MFLENTVNHKEQFGWIEVICGSMFSGKTEELIRRLKRAQFAKQKVEIFKPAIDTRYNEEMVVSHDANQIRSTPVPAAANIRLLADSCDVVGIDEAQFFDDEIVSVCNDLANKGIRVIVAGLDMDFKGNPFGPMPALMATAEYVTKVHAVCTRTGNLAQYSHRKAAGDKLVMLGETDAYEPLSRAAFYKAMLKEKLHKLDVTDPQEIPSKPDSEEHVKGL, translated from the coding sequence ATGTTTCTCGAAAATACCGTTAATCATAAAGAACAATTTGGGTGGATAGAAGTAATTTGTGGCTCAATGTTTTCGGGCAAGACCGAAGAATTGATTCGCAGATTGAAACGCGCGCAATTTGCCAAACAAAAAGTGGAAATTTTTAAGCCTGCCATTGACACGCGTTACAACGAGGAAATGGTAGTTTCCCACGATGCGAACCAAATACGCTCTACCCCTGTACCGGCTGCGGCTAATATACGTTTATTAGCAGACAGCTGTGATGTTGTAGGTATAGATGAAGCTCAATTTTTTGATGATGAAATTGTCTCTGTTTGTAACGACTTGGCTAACAAAGGTATTCGTGTCATTGTTGCAGGGTTAGATATGGATTTTAAAGGAAATCCTTTTGGCCCCATGCCTGCGCTTATGGCTACTGCCGAATATGTAACAAAAGTACATGCGGTTTGTACCAGAACAGGTAATCTCGCGCAATACAGCCACCGAAAAGCAGCTGGAGACAAACTTGTTATGCTAGGCGAAACTGATGCTTATGAACCACTTAGCAGGGCCGCTTTTTATAAGGCAATGCTTAAAGAAAAGTTACATAAGTTGGATGTTACCGACCCGCAAGAAATTCCCTCTAAACCCGATTCTGAAGAACATGTCAAAGGTTTGTGA
- the alr gene encoding alanine racemase: MSKVCETVLEIDLRALKRNATYLKSKLQPDTKFLAVVKAFSYGNDSEFIASYLEKEVGVDYFAVAYTSEGVALRKAGIKSPILVLHPQSINFDELIAFKLEPSIYSSFVLNAFIAEAEKKGLNKYPIHLKFNTGLNRLGFSKSEISYVVGRLNASSSVYVHSIFSHLAASEDMNEIEFSKKQINCFVEMAQNLESKIGYNSLWHMCNTSGILNYPEAHFNMVRSGIGLYGFGNDPKFNSFFTPIGSLKTIISQIHEVLPGESLGYNRGFIAHKKTRSATLPLGHADGIGRQYGNGKGYVIINHKKARILGNVCMDMLMVDVTDITCKEGDEVLVFGLDPTAEDLAATTGTISYELITGISQRVKRVFIT; encoded by the coding sequence ATGTCAAAGGTTTGTGAAACCGTACTCGAAATTGATTTGCGTGCATTAAAACGCAATGCTACTTACTTAAAAAGTAAGCTTCAGCCAGATACTAAATTTTTGGCTGTTGTTAAGGCCTTCTCTTATGGCAACGACTCTGAATTTATAGCATCATATCTAGAAAAAGAAGTAGGTGTAGACTATTTTGCAGTAGCATATACCTCAGAGGGAGTAGCTCTACGAAAGGCAGGAATAAAATCACCAATCCTAGTACTACACCCGCAAAGTATTAATTTTGATGAACTAATAGCATTCAAATTAGAACCTAGTATTTATTCATCCTTTGTACTTAACGCTTTTATAGCAGAGGCTGAAAAGAAAGGATTGAATAAATATCCTATACATCTGAAATTTAATACTGGATTAAATCGACTAGGATTTTCAAAATCGGAAATTAGCTATGTTGTCGGTCGACTGAATGCAAGTTCCAGTGTTTATGTACATTCGATATTTTCTCACCTGGCAGCTTCTGAAGATATGAATGAGATTGAGTTTTCGAAAAAACAGATAAATTGCTTCGTTGAAATGGCGCAAAATTTAGAAAGTAAAATTGGATATAATTCCTTATGGCATATGTGTAATACTTCCGGAATTCTTAATTATCCAGAAGCTCATTTTAATATGGTGAGAAGTGGTATTGGTTTATATGGCTTTGGGAACGACCCTAAATTCAACTCATTTTTCACGCCCATAGGAAGTCTTAAAACCATAATTTCACAAATCCATGAAGTTTTACCTGGAGAGAGTCTTGGATATAATCGAGGATTTATTGCTCATAAAAAAACTAGATCAGCAACCTTACCTTTAGGACATGCCGACGGCATAGGAAGACAATACGGTAATGGTAAAGGTTATGTAATTATTAATCATAAAAAGGCACGCATTTTAGGTAATGTTTGTATGGATATGCTTATGGTAGATGTTACAGATATTACTTGCAAAGAAGGAGATGAAGTATTAGTTTTTGGATTGGATCCAACTGCTGAAGATTTAGCAGCAACTACTGGAACCATTTCGTATGAACTTATTACAGGTATTTCTCAACGAGTTAAACGTGTATTTATAACCTAA
- the mscL gene encoding large-conductance mechanosensitive channel protein MscL, translated as MGFFKDFKAFLLKGDIVNLATAVIVGGAFGKIVSSFTNDVLMPPIGILLGGVDFSDLSIQLKEAVGETPAVTINYGSFIQTVIDFVIIGFCIFIVLKAYERTQKKDEPAPVAPSGPTQEELLTEIRDILKNK; from the coding sequence ATGGGATTCTTCAAAGACTTTAAAGCCTTCTTACTGAAAGGCGACATTGTAAATCTAGCTACAGCAGTTATTGTCGGTGGCGCATTTGGCAAAATTGTAAGTTCGTTTACAAACGATGTTCTAATGCCTCCTATTGGAATTTTATTAGGCGGAGTGGATTTTTCCGATCTTAGTATTCAACTTAAAGAAGCCGTTGGTGAAACACCAGCAGTAACAATCAACTATGGTTCCTTTATTCAAACTGTTATTGATTTTGTAATTATAGGCTTTTGTATTTTCATTGTTTTAAAAGCCTACGAGCGTACTCAGAAAAAAGATGAACCAGCTCCAGTTGCACCTTCAGGACCCACCCAAGAAGAATTACTAACAGAAATTCGTGACATATTAAAGAATAAATAA
- a CDS encoding aspartate-semialdehyde dehydrogenase has translation MRVAVVGATGMVGEVMLQVLAERNFPITELIPVASERSIGKEINFKNTSYKVVGLAQAVSLRPDIALFSAGGTTSLEWAPKFAEAGTTVIDNSSAWRMDPTKKLIVPEINASLLTSDDKIIANPNCSTIQMVLTLAPLHAQYTIKRVIVSTYQSITGTGVKAVEQLENEYANIKGEMAYHYPIHRNAIPQCDVFEDNGYTKEEMKLVRETQKILNDRNIAVTATAIRIPVVGGHSESVNIEFTSDFKLDEVRSILHNSPGITLQDNPDTLTYPMPIYAQGKDDVFVGRLRRDESQPNSLNMWIVADNLRKGAATNAVQIAEYLLNQSLV, from the coding sequence ATGAGAGTAGCTGTTGTAGGTGCCACCGGAATGGTGGGCGAAGTAATGCTGCAAGTTCTTGCAGAACGCAATTTTCCAATTACAGAACTAATTCCTGTTGCTTCTGAAAGATCGATAGGAAAGGAAATTAATTTTAAGAACACATCCTATAAGGTTGTTGGGCTAGCTCAAGCGGTTTCATTACGTCCTGATATAGCACTATTTTCAGCCGGGGGAACTACATCATTAGAATGGGCTCCAAAATTTGCTGAGGCTGGCACAACAGTAATTGATAATTCTTCCGCTTGGAGAATGGATCCTACAAAAAAATTAATTGTTCCTGAAATAAATGCATCTCTACTTACCTCTGACGACAAAATAATAGCAAACCCCAATTGTTCTACTATCCAAATGGTTCTGACGCTGGCTCCATTACATGCTCAGTACACTATAAAACGAGTAATTGTATCAACCTACCAATCGATCACAGGAACTGGAGTAAAAGCTGTTGAACAGTTGGAAAATGAGTACGCAAACATTAAGGGGGAAATGGCTTACCACTACCCAATACATCGAAATGCCATACCTCAATGTGATGTCTTTGAGGATAATGGTTATACCAAGGAAGAGATGAAGCTTGTTCGAGAAACACAGAAAATCCTAAACGATCGTAATATTGCTGTTACAGCAACAGCCATTCGCATACCTGTAGTTGGTGGACATAGTGAATCTGTAAATATTGAATTTACTTCCGATTTTAAATTAGATGAAGTACGATCAATACTTCATAATAGTCCAGGAATTACCTTACAGGATAACCCAGACACCCTCACCTACCCTATGCCTATATATGCACAAGGTAAAGATGATGTATTTGTTGGTCGCTTACGAAGAGATGAATCTCAACCGAATTCACTTAATATGTGGATCGTTGCTGACAATCTAAGAAAAGGTGCGGCAACAAATGCAGTACAAATAGCAGAATACCTGTTGAATCAATCTTTAGTTTAA